From one Plasmodium coatneyi strain Hackeri chromosome 9, complete sequence genomic stretch:
- a CDS encoding 40S ribosomal protein S4: MGKGIKKHMKRVNAPSHWMLNKMGGQYAPKTSSGPHKLIESIPLVILLRNRLKYALTFDEVKMILIQKIVKVDNKIRTDCTFPVGLMDVIHITKSNEYFRLLYDIKGRFVPHRITNEESKYKLCKVKKIILRKGRLSIAVTHDGRSIPYIHPDVKVNDTVRLDLETGKVLEHLKFQIGSMVMVTAGHSVGRVGIISSIDKNIGTYDIIHVKDSRGKIFATRLSNVFVIGDNSKPYISLPREKGIKLDIIEERRNKLKAQNN, encoded by the exons ATG ggaaaaggaataaagaagcACATGAAGAGAGTCAATGCGCCCTCGCATTGGATGTTGAACAAAATGGGCGGCCAGTATGCGCCCAAAACGAGTAGCGGTCCCCACAAGCTTATCGAAAGTATCCCCTTGGTAATTTTGTTACGAAACCGACTGAAGTATGCCTTAACGTTTGACGAAGTGAAAATGATATTAATCcagaaaattgtaaaagtgGACAACAAGATAAGAACCGATTGCACCTTCCCTGTTGGTCTTATGGACGTTATTCATATAACCAAGTCGAACGAATATTTTAGACTCCTGTACGACATTAAAGGAAGATTTGTCCCCCACCGAATTACCAATGAGGAGAGCAAATATAAGTTGTGCAAGGTGAAGAAAATCATTTTGAGAAAAGGACGATTATCCATTGCCGTTACCCATGATGGTAGGAGCATTCCATACATCCACCCAGACGTTAAGGTGAATGATACGGTTCGATTAGACTTAGAAACCGGAAAAGTACTGGAACATTTGAAATTTCAAATCGGCAGTATGGTTATGGTCACAGCTGGACACAGTGTTGGAAGAGTTGGTATCATTTCCTCCATTGATAAGAACATAGGAACATATGATATTATTCATGTGAAGGACtccaggggaaaaatatttgccaCTCGTTTGAGCAACGTGTTTGTCATTGGGGATAATTCGAAGCCATATATCAGTTTACCCCGTGAGAAGGGAATTAAGTTGGACATCATTGAGGAGAGAAGGAACAAGCTGAAGGCACAGAATAACTAG